AAAGGTTTGACTAGCTGATAAACTGGAAATATCTGGGCAATAAAGCACACCTTTTCCACAGCTTGAACTGTCCCACAGTCTTATTTTGGCCTTAGTGGTGTTGTTGCCTTACTAAGACTGCAACTCTGCATCAAGAGGAGACAGCAGGGCCAGCTAAGGGTGGCATTGTTAGAACATGCACAACTATGTTTCAGCATTATAGCAAAAGAAATGCACAGTTTGTGGCTTTTGAGATTGAAGCCTACGCCTTTACGGATTTAATGCAGTCATCTCTGATATAATGACTTACAGCATCAACTTGTGGTGCTCAAAGTCAGCGCTGCAGTTGAGCGCTAGTCTTCTGTGACATTTCTGTTTGGATGTTTAACCTCTCATGCAAGAAATCTTCTTTACATGTTTTGAATAAAATCACCTTTAGCCCAATGGTTTTTATGTACTGCAAATAAAAGCCGAAACAGGCCAGCACAACAGAGAATTCTGCCTGATGCCACCTGTGCCTGTTGCTGTCACCTCCACAAgatagtaatttattttttcggGCCCAGAAGATTGCCTCATATTTCCCGCACATGTGTCTAGCTGAAGAGGAGGGTGACCTTTGAGTCCCGCTGAACTGAATAATTCATGGCCACTCTTACATCAGTGAGACTCACCTGTGTCTGTTGCTTTTATCTAGAGAGAGGCAGAAGTGGAATGGGGTCAGCTGGCTTTGATTCTGAAAGACCCCCAGGGAGACACCTACTCCCATCTGGATTACTGTTTCTCAGTTATTTTTGTAGGTTTGTGCAGTTGTTGCAGAAAGCACTTACGAGGCCATGTTagctttcttatttttcttgggaggggggaaaaaatctgacATTTCAAGGATTTCCTGAATCAGCTGTCCAATCTCTTTGCTCCTGCATCTGCACCACATTGGCCTGTCAATTCCCAAGAGTGACCCTGTTTCCTCCAGCAAAGTGCTTTCACAGGGCTGTCATGAGGAAAGGGGGGCAAGGCAAGACAAAAAGACATGCAGAACCCCCAGCCTGGGCGAACCGTCCGGATCTGACCTTTCGAGAGTAAAAAGGCTTGAGCAGGGTAGAGTGGAGGGAGGCCAAGcagctgctcttcctcctcagggACGGAAAGATGCAGCACCTCTCCACGAGAGGACTCAGGAGACCCGCCCCCAGGACTGCAGTGCCTGGCATGCACACCCGCTACGGGCAGATCCGCGGGCATCAGGAGCCCGTTAGCGACAGCTGCCGTGGCCCTGCCACCGTGGCACGGTGTTCATCACGGGCGCCATGCCCGCAGCTAAACGCAATAACATGCCTgctttcaaagaaaaataaatcttttcatCTAAAAATTGCGAATGTCAGGTTTGATTGGGACGCCGGGGCATGTGCCCGCGAGTGCTGGAGACTTGTGACGGCGCCGCTCTTGCAGGGTGTCCCCAGAGAAAAGTCTCGCGGGTCTGCCGAGTGGAGCAGCATACCTGGAGGCCTTCCACGTAGAAGCACACAGCGCTGTCAGCGCAATCCTGTCCGCACACCCATGAACTCGGTTTGAAAAACACATACTTCCATAAATCCACAAGCAGAAATAAACTTACATCGCCACCAACTCTATTCAACACTAGAGTTTATTATAAATTTATCCTCATTTTATAGCAACATATACAGATATTGAGTAGGGTGTTTGTACAATTCATATTGGTCGAcactgtaatatatattttttaatacaaatcaaaaatatcctaatttatatattcagtgacaaagaaagaaaatgcatttatatccAATATCAAATAAGACTTAAGTGAATTATTACATTATGCACATGTACTTTGCTATAATACAAAGAGAAGTTATTACTTATGTGGTTAATATTAGTCTTTATCATTATTACTAttgccctctgtctctccaaGTCTCTCCAAAGCTAAACAACACCCAAGAACAGAAGGCACACTTTTCAGACTCGCCAGCACAGATAACACGCCTTTAGTGAGCAAAGTCTATTTCCAATCCGGGAGTAAAGACTTGTGGGTCAAATGCATACTGACACAAAGTGTGGCTGACATAGGCAACTCTGCAGGACCACAGATGGCAGCGGCTACAGCAAATGAGAAGCTTGTGTGTTGCAAAGCTGGAAGCAAATATCGTGCAGTAGACAGACTGCTCTTGTGCAAGGACCGATATCAAATCAAAGTTACATACTGCCTACCCCTCTATATTATATGAATATAATTGAATATACAGCTTATTCAATCCCTGCTTACACCTTCCAGTTCTTGTCATTTCAACACAATTACATACTCTGTTGCAGTCCAGTGTAACACAATGCTATATTCAAGCCAATTGGAAGAATGACACAttttagaaagttttttttcttctgaatttgATTATAGATTTGTGCTTAATATTTTGGaatgtgtttgaaatgaatagtaagtaaaatattttaaaatactgctttttaaaaaatctgatgtATACAGAGCGgtacgtttttttaaatggcagaaaTCAGCAGGCATTCTGCAATAAACCACAACAATGAGAGCAAACAAGGCGACACACATATTCTACGCCCCAGAAGCAGGTTGGTAAAGGAGAAGCACCTGGAGCATTCTAGATCAGTATCAGAGGCagatagttttaaaaatgtcagtgtaCACAACATACACGATTGTGAATATaaatctgtgtgtatatattaaaGCAATTAATGGCTATAAACaaagaaattttgaaaaaaaaacaaagctgaaaAAGGGTATCAAATAGATGGATTCTAGACATacgcatttaaataataataaaaccaacAACAACCAGATGTTCATACAAACTATTTGTAGCTAGCTACCACCAGAGTTTGGCACAAGTGAGCTATTTAAGACAGTTTTACAGAGCTGTGCACCACCAAGAGGAACAGGGATCTACCCACTGGGGTCTGGGCCAGGAGCAGGATGGAGGTCTGTCCCACCACACCCCGGGCTCTCTCCCTTGCTTCTGCCTGTCTGGAGACATTCACAGTGAAAGCTGGAGGGATGGTGGCCATACGTATCAGTTGGAGTCCccgcccacagccccgccctctTCCGGGCTGTCCTCGCTGTCCTGACTCAGCTCCGTATCtgggggaagagagacagacaggccatGTCACAATTTAGGacagaggtgggagggggggcattgCACCAGGACCATGGTCTGTACTCTTCATAGAGATATTCCTGCACTGGTGGCTGGTCTGTCACCTTCACTCTACACATGTCATTCCTGACTGATAAATTAATCAGACTGCAGTGGGATGGAGAGTCTGTTTCAAGACATTCACATCCCATCTCCTCGCACTGCCAGAGGAAAAATACCTTCTTATGGAGAGCCATAGCAGCTCATAAATCCATCACGACTGGCTGCTGGTAACTGTGCTGTTGCTGTTACCATACAGCATGGATGTGCTTCACTCCACtgttatgatgtcatttttgaaGTTTCCTAAGAATTATGCAATTCAGAAAAAATGTGTGGCGTTTTTCAAAAGCTATGGTTACACTGGCATGTTCAGTGCGAATATTCACTTGTGCAGTGgccatttcacaaaacaggACAGCTTTCAAAATGATAACCAGTGACTTATTGGATTAGCCAAATTCCTGAAATGTGCTGGGGCTGTTCCCAGTTCAGCCAGTTGAGGCTCCTCTCTAGGCTCATACATATACAGCTGTATTTGCCCGATTGCACTTGCAGCCTTGAAGCCTTCTGCTATTCTCGATAGATAAATGTAGCCACTTTAGCCATGCATGTTCGTTTACTTGTGGATGGTATGTTTCGGGAAgaagtgagggggaggtggggtggcgAAGCAGTTCTGACCACGCCTGTACAAtcctaacattttttttttcaatacgGAGTTAATGTCTGACTTGAGATGTGTTATCATAGTTATTGAAATTATATTGAATAGACATTTGGTGGATGTGCAGTGGATACATCCCTCTGTGATAATTTATGGTTATTTTAACTATTTTCAGTCACTTTAACTAAGCTATTATCTCACCATGGAACTGTGGAGGGTAATGGGTTTTGATTCAGAGTTAAACACTCTATGCAAGATGCTCTGCATTTACATTTCCAATGCCAGGGCAATGTACTGCCTTTTCAGTACCAGTTATGAATGTGTGTTACATATATCTGACAGGACAAAAATATATCAGAAGCCAAGGAGGAACCGGTAACCTTGTTCTGAAAGATAATTTGAACATGTGGTATGTGCTGTCTGACAGTTTCCAGATCACTTGACTAGAGTATTTGTAGCACAAAAGAGCAATCTTTCAGCTGCAATGTTGGTGATGAAACTCCCGCAGATGTCTGACAGCATAGAAAATTCCAAAAGAAGCAGGTGGTCCTCATACTGGCCAATTATTGCTCAGTAACAGCACACTGGCATTTAAAACAGTATCAAGCAATCATTATTCAGTGTTTATGGTTCTTACAATTACTGTATGTTCCTCATTTCAACCCACGTGTACTACGCTGTAATTTCACCGTTATGTCCTCCAAGAAGAGTGTACTGCAGCTGAAGCCCTCCTCCAATACACTCACCTGTGATGCACCACGCTACAAGTCACAGAATACTACAGGATAACTAAGACTGATTGTAGGAGAGGCACATATGCACAGTAGAGTAGCTGTGTGCACATCCAACCAGTATTTGGCCAGGTGCAGGATAAAAGTACATGTGAAgattgaaagaaaatggatatccgcacactggattacagctcCCAATACTTTATTGACTAAATAAAGCAAGGCAACGTTTCAACCCAACAGGGTCTTCATCAGGCAAATGGATTTTGCATTTGCCTGATGAAGACCCTGTTGGGTTGAAACGTTGCCTTGCTTTCTTTAGTCAATAAAGGAGAGGCACATATCTCATTAATGACCACTGGTGTCCTGAAGATTACAAGGGACACTAACGCAGTGGTAGACAGAACAAACCTGGTTGACTCAAGCCTATCTGCCCCAACAAGGCAAGGCCAATTGTATGGCCATGCCAAAAACTCCCACTGGGCAGACTTGAACTATATAAATTTAAGCATTCAGGCTCAACCTGCAGCTGTGGCGAGCACCAAGCCACCCGGGAGCTCCTGCCACACGgttattttttcctgttacaTCTGCGAATGAGGAACGTTGGTCAAGGGCACAGCAGCATCGCCCAGTTCCTATCTGTCTCAGTTCCCCTCTGTGCTCTGGGTGAGGCGTCGTGTACCTGTCATCTGGTTGTGTTTTGGGGACGAAGCCTGGCTGCagctggggggcggggtctccCCAGGGATGTCCGTTGAGCTCAGGTCATCGGGGGGCCAGCGGAGCTCCCCGCTCTCAACCTCCCCGCTCTCTGTGGGCTCCACCACGATGGACGGCAGACGCTTCGACAGCTTGGGATACCTCTCATGGGAGTCCGGAAAGATCTGAACATAGGAGGCAACACACTCATCTCAATAACTCTACTGACAAATGCCTGACTGAGCTTTCAAAGCTCTCAAGCAAACAAGGTGATCAATATAGCCAACAGGTACTATCTTCGCCAGACTGAATAAagcataaattaaattaactgtatttaacaagaaaacatttttatattagccTCATGTAGCACACAGACCTCTGTGCCCTGTTGGAATCTACATTTGGACTTTTCAAGAGTCTGCCAGATGGAAAGGTGTAGACATCTGCATCCCCTTGATGGAAGCAAATGCAAAGGATGTGCTGAGCAATAAATGAGAAGTTTAATTTATTCTGAGGATGAATATGACACCATTCACCAAGGCAATATAAGGGGTTTCATGTGCTtgatgaaataataatatgctatgataattttatacaaaaatgtgacctttcaaatgacaaatgtgCTTTGTGCCCCCTTAGATAAGATCAAATTAATCCCAGtgaaataatgaacaaaaatctGTGAATTTCTGTGCAAGAGAGAAGAATTGAGGGAAAATGCAGATGGAAGTAATCAAAAAGCAGTCAGAAACCGATCCAGTTCTAGTCATACAGAACTACTGGCAGGGAAGGAAGGAATGACAACGGGTCTTCAgtatttttactgaaatattataCTGAGGTAtgtagtgattttttttactttctctgAACAAGTAGTGCAGGGTTGGAaatttatgtctgtgtgtgcatgtgtagatgtatgtgtgagtgtgtttgtgtgtgtgtgtgtgtgtgtgcgtgcgtgagtgtgtgtgtgtgtgtgtgtgtgtgtgtgtgtgtgtgcgtgcgtgcgtgcgcgcgcttTTGAGACAGACCGAATAGAAAAACTCACCTGGAAGGAGATGCTTTGGTTTCCTGTGGCAGCGGTCACACCAAAGTCCTCCATGCCTGGCTCACAAGTGTTCATCACTTCTGTCATCCTGCAGAATGTAAGTCAACTAGTGATGGAACATTCATGAAGAGAATTCATCAGTGAAACTATTATCCTGAGCGATGGAGCACAtttgtaaatgataaaaaagattttaaaacagcTGGAATCTGTGACCTTAATATtatcacacacatttttaaagaccGAACACACTAAACAAGTGCACAAGTGCTTTGGTACAATCCCAGtttcaaataaacaagacaTTGGAAAACAGTCCACTTAGATTATGAAATATGCTGTTCTAAAAAAGTTCTgtcaaagtgatggaaagactTTCAACACATGATGCATACTTGCTTTTTTCTACTATCAATGTTGATATTACAAGTGGTATTCCCACAATTCCAAGAGGCATCaacataatgttttaaattcacTTCCACAAAGTGCCTTTGCTGGTGCGAGAAGGAAAGGAGTTCATTTAGGAATGGCTGTGTTAacctaaataaaatatgcactggCATACATAGGACCAGACCTTTTCCTAACTCAAAGTAAGGAAAAATACACAGTTAAGATCGCAAGgatttcagttaaaaacaggCAGGGGGATAGGAGTTAACAGAGCATAGGTTAGTACAGCAAAGGTCAGCCTGACTTGctgcaatgtgttttttataCCATTCAAATCTCTTCGCAATTATGTGTCACATAAACCATGGGGTTAAATACAGTGGCTCAAATTTAgctatattataataaataattaaacatttatatattttgaggGAATGAACAGACACATCCAACGTAACAAATAATGAATTCTCCTGTATAACAGACAGGAAAGTTACAATTCTTAGAATGGTACTTAAAAAACTCCACCTCTGGTGTTTTGAAACACTGGGTAAATTAACATGTGTATAGTACTTACTTTCTAAATCTCCAAGTggtgctatgttatgttatttacTATCTTTTAATTGTCTTATTGTATTGAATCAAAATTCTGTTATGAACTGAAACttgaaaaaggaagaaaatgaacagaaggTTTGGTTTGAAAAAATAATCCTTAGATCTCTGTCAGTTCGTGTCTGTTTCATCTTGCTGTTGACAACCAAAGCACATATTTAGCACCACCTGAACAAACATTTCAATTCCTTCCATGATTTCTCCACACCATTCTTGAatttaaaagtgttttgaaagggaaattcattttttttatactaTTAGTCGTGTGCTTCCAGACAGTCTCATatgtaaatttcacacagtgcATTGTGAAGCCAGTTTCCAAAACATCAAGAACCTCAACCTAAGCAGCATGTCTTCTTGAGAGCAACTGCCTAGAGTATGCTGGTGTGCTCATGGGGATTTTGGTATTCTGCAAGAAGTAGTAGTCAAATGTTAACAATAGAGGCTAAGTCTGAAATGCAATATTCTGAAAGTCAGTacattagttttatttattttaattggtttTTAAGATTTTTGGCTGCTTTAGCATTTTTCCAATCCAGACACATCCAACACAAATGTTGAACAAGGGTAACCAAGGCTacaataacatttttcagatttcagccaattaaaattCAGTGAGTTTTAAAGTGAGCATGTGTTCTTAAAACAACTGTAGGCATTGTGGATTCCCACATGCACATTAATTATACCCGGTTTATTCTTCCGGAATGTGTTAATTTCACATAAAAAGGGATCTAGGGTGATGTGGTCATGCAAAGCAAGGGCTGCCTTGAAGCTTGACGAGGACCAAACAATTCATTACCCAGATTCCTTTACTGCATGCAAATGAGAGGTGCAGTGCCATACATTTCATTGGGTGGCAGTAgcttaaaaatgtgatttgttcacaaataaaacaagagaaatatttgtttaaaaatctcCAGGTCTCCTAGTAAACACTAGTCTTTTCTAGAcaagaaaatagcattttataatttaaaacgAAATGACGAGAAAATATCTAAAGACCTGTTAAATGATTGAATTTGTTCATCTGTAGCATTCTAACCACAAGTGTTAAGAGGTCCATCAGTTTCACACATCATAgtaactgaaatattaaaacagaacTTTTCATATAGAGCTCAACATCTTTCAAAACTAAGAAGAAATCAaaacttacaaataaaaaaggtagCTGAAATAAACATGCTCATTAATTTAATCTTTATCGGGGTTATCATTTGAGTGGAATCCCAAAGCATTGCCACCTAGTGGATTGCGATGAATTGCCTGCATGGATTGGATTATATTATATACGCAGATCAGGTATGCAGTGGGCTTCGCCGTCTTCTGTAAGGCTATACGACATGAAGACAGTACAGGTATGgcataaatcatattttagaCACTTCCCTAATTATACTCATTTGAAAACTTCCATTACAGACAACTGCTGTCACAGAAAGAGCTTTGGCCGGGAGTCTGTGGGCAGCTTGATTACTCTCGCTATTGTCCAAAAGGTTTTCCAACTTGTACTCCATTAGAACACTGTACTATTCACTATATGTGCACTATTCCTCTaagttgctatggaaacaggCAGTTAAAACGTGATGCCTTTGATTGTTTGAGTGCTTTACTGCAGTGTCAAAAGGTGATTGTTTCTTTGTAGAGGCCAAAACTGACACAGATAAAGTGGTTTGATAGTGAGACGTCTCTGTCCCATCCTCATCCTGCCGCCACAGATGAGGacataaaagcataaaatgaaCCCATAGCGCTTTGTACCATTCCTCTGCTTGTACCCGCATGAAGATTTTCTCACAGTAGGGTATTCAAAAGACATTCTTCTGATGGTATATGCCATTGGTACATCGACTAATGTTAATGTCTATGAAAACGGTATATATAAGGTATATCTATTACGAATCCACGTGTTGATTATGTCCCACTCGTCAGTGAAGCTCAATACGGAATTATGTAAAATGGACTGAATGCACAGAGGAGAGGTCACTTTCTGAATGCAAGGTTTCTAAGCAAACCAGGTATTGGACTAGGATATCAGCAGACAAGTTTCAATATGCCAACCACTTCCTGATAGAACACCACACTGACTAATCCACCTGAGATTGAGGtaacgggtggggggggggggaggcaaagGGGATGGTATCATgatattttcaatttcaaacgTTTATTTATCATCAACTGGCATTttgtttggtaaaaaaaatcagtactGAGTGCATTAATGTTCTCttgttctctttttctctccttgccCCCTTTGAGAAGATGTACATCTCTATTAGTCGCAAGCGTAGTTTTTAATGctccagagggagagagagagaaaagacaggCTCTCTGCACCCTCATGGCAGTAGCAAGCACAAGCCATTTAAGAAGAGCAATTTAATGGCCATCATTGGAACTAATGAGATGTTTAAGCAGCACTGAGGAACCGGAACAGTCTTACTGCTCTCCAGGGGGGGGATATTCAggctgggagaggagagagcctccacacactgagacagagaggggggataAGAAGAGGTCAGACACAGGGAGCCACACACAGGAGCAGCTACATTTTATCTATAGACCAAGACACTGTTAAATTGCTTTTGGATTCCAGCCAAGGATTACGAATGTACGGTTTGTTGTGACCTGTTGGGATTTGCAAAACTATAACTCCTTGTGACCTGTTGGGATTTGCAAAACTATAACTTCGTTGAATGTAACCTGTGTGAGTTTGTTGCCCAACTGAAGACAAGGGTTGGAGAGCACTGTGGGGAGTGCCCTTGTTGAACACAGTTACAAAATAGCCTCACGAAGGCTCACGAAGCCAATCAATGAAGAGGTGTGGGAAAAGCTCACCTTTGATAGGGAAGAATAAAGTGAGGATGTTTCTGAGCATAGCCCTCATAAATAACTCAGTCTGGCTTTCAGATTATTCCATAGTGGTATTGCAAAGGCAGATTTCAGTGCTGCGCTTTTTTGAATTAATGCTAAATGGGTGGCACGAAGGGCAAAGCTGTTGAAAAGGAATAAACTGTTCCTGAATTATTGAAGCCTCCATCAGAGGACATGCAGCTCACCTTGTCCATACAAGCTCACATACACTTTCATGCAAGCGTGCTCgtacacagaagcacacacgcgcgcacacacacacacacacacacacacaaatacaagcacacacacacacacacaaatacaagcacacacacacacaaacaacaaaacctTATTGAAAACgtacaaaaattacaaaaatagaaATTATATGCACCTGTTGTTGCGACCCTTACATAATGGTTTACATGgatcacacatacatacattttattccGCTGAAATCCCACACAGGTTAATTCTTTAATGGCTGTATTTAACCATGCATCGAATGCTTTAATGGAGCTTTAAATCTCAGTTTGATACTTACATTAAAGGTTTAAAGAAGGAACATTAGATCCGCTACGGATAGACTATATTCTATGTCAgcattttgtttcagtaatatgcCTCCAAAGCTCTTTATTAGGTATGAGCACATGCAAATAGGGTTGAACAGACGTCAATTTAAATGCACGCAAAAGGATATTAACATAAGCCACTTGAATAAATTTGAAACGAATGCGCTGCTGCGTTTTAATCGCACTGAGAGTACGACAGACTGCTCACAGGTAATGCTCAATCTTCtggtaaattaaaatatatacaattacTAGAAAAGGATGGGGCAGGCGTTGGCTACATTCAAATTTGAAATACATGATATTCTTCACTGAAGTAATGCATACCAAAACATTCTTCGTGCTTTAGGTTGACTTAATTTGACggaaaatttgaaaaattatttagatATAGCCTTCAGATTATAAAACAGTAGTAAATGGCATTCCACAGCTTGATGTTATATGCTACCATGAATATCGATTTATTGGTTGGCACCCGTGTTTATCTGTTCGTTAACTGTGGAAAACCCATCAACTTATGTCTTGGCATTACTGACTGGAAAATTATACGCTTTATGGGGGTTCATTAGGAGTATTAACAATTAACACTCTTTCAAAATTCAGACACATTCCAACCAATTCCTAGCACAAGCGCTACACGCTCTACAAACTTATAACTTGTACTTTCTATAGCACGCGCGGACAGACATTCTGCTAAATGAGCATCTCCAGCACTTACCTTCTTGAAATGTGTATTTCGTTTGTTTCGTGAGCTGTAGTATTCCGGTCAGAAGCAATTGCGTGGCGTTCTTCCCGGTTTAGAGCGTTTCCTGATGCGACTATCTGCCCGTGAGCTGTGAGCTTCCCAGTGGAGTTAACAGCTACTGCACGAAGcgcagagagatagagagagacagtgagagagggcgtgtgtatgtgtatgtgtgtggggcaATATGAAGACACCAAATGGGAGGCGCAGACTGATTGAGCCTTGGCCCTTTTATAAACCCATCTGATCCGTGGCCAAAGAACTCATGGAGCCCTGCTGGAAACACATCGCATAGTGTTACATCACTGTTGTGGAATACTCTGACGTGATTGTTTTAAGGACTCTTAAAGACCTGTGGCCAATGCGCAGGATCAGGACTGTATGGAAGTAGTGCATTTCGTGTACAGTAGAGATCGTAGTCTATGAACAGGATATCCA
This window of the Anguilla anguilla isolate fAngAng1 chromosome 1, fAngAng1.pri, whole genome shotgun sequence genome carries:
- the si:dkeyp-72h1.1 gene encoding protein LBH, translated to MTEVMNTCEPGMEDFGVTAATGNQSISFQIFPDSHERYPKLSKRLPSIVVEPTESGEVESGELRWPPDDLSSTDIPGETPPPSCSQASSPKHNQMTDTELSQDSEDSPEEGGAVGGDSN